One segment of Marvinbryantia formatexigens DSM 14469 DNA contains the following:
- a CDS encoding lipopolysaccharide biosynthesis protein, producing the protein MTDRKFVFMNMLWRFAERIGAQGVSFLVSVILARFLLPEEYGVVSLIMVFTSILSLFIDAGFKNALIQKKDADQLDYSTVFYFNVGMGILLYLVMFGAAPAIARFYGEYTLVPYIRVMSLTLILGGINGVQQAIVAIRMQFKRFFYATLGGTLVSAAVGIWMAYRGYGAWSLIVQRLVNQTMDTVILWITVRWRPSLAFSADRLKPMFAYGSKIFLSSLMNNATTKLASLLIGLFYSAEELAYYEKGNHIPDLLIANVQTSVQSVLMPVIAKQQDERAEVRIILRRSIMTSSYIIFPCMTGLAACAAPLVRLLYTEKWNIMIPYMQIFCIAYMPWLIHTANLQVIQALGYSDIFLKIELIKQGLDFVLILVALPHGPLVLAEAYALEALIAFFINAYPNKKLVDYGCREQMRDICPVLLLSIFMGVCVLAVGQLPLADIWKLLLQVISGVAVYFGGSVIFKLESFTYMLKFAGDFFRRK; encoded by the coding sequence ATGACAGATAGAAAATTTGTTTTTATGAATATGCTGTGGCGCTTTGCAGAACGTATCGGCGCGCAGGGAGTATCTTTTCTGGTTTCTGTGATATTGGCGCGCTTTTTACTTCCAGAGGAGTATGGCGTTGTTTCGCTCATAATGGTATTCACGTCAATTTTAAGTCTGTTTATTGATGCCGGGTTTAAAAATGCACTGATTCAGAAAAAGGATGCTGACCAGCTCGATTATTCTACGGTATTTTATTTTAACGTCGGCATGGGGATTCTGCTTTATCTGGTAATGTTTGGAGCAGCGCCGGCGATTGCCCGCTTCTATGGTGAGTATACATTGGTACCGTATATCCGCGTGATGTCTTTGACGTTGATTCTTGGAGGCATTAATGGCGTACAACAGGCAATCGTCGCAATACGTATGCAATTTAAACGTTTTTTTTATGCAACGCTTGGCGGGACATTGGTTTCAGCAGCGGTAGGTATATGGATGGCATATAGAGGCTATGGTGCGTGGTCGCTTATCGTACAGCGCCTTGTTAATCAGACGATGGATACCGTTATTTTGTGGATCACAGTCCGGTGGAGACCTTCGCTGGCATTTTCTGCCGACAGGCTGAAGCCAATGTTTGCTTATGGAAGTAAGATTTTTCTTTCTTCGCTGATGAATAATGCAACAACAAAGCTTGCCAGCCTTTTAATCGGATTGTTTTATTCTGCGGAAGAACTGGCATATTACGAAAAGGGAAATCATATTCCGGATCTGCTGATTGCAAACGTGCAGACATCAGTGCAAAGTGTTCTGATGCCGGTAATCGCAAAACAGCAGGATGAAAGAGCGGAGGTAAGGATAATTCTCCGGCGTTCGATTATGACAAGCAGTTATATTATTTTTCCGTGTATGACAGGTCTTGCGGCGTGTGCAGCTCCGCTTGTGCGTCTGCTATATACCGAAAAATGGAATATTATGATTCCTTATATGCAGATTTTTTGCATTGCTTATATGCCCTGGCTTATACATACTGCAAATCTGCAGGTGATACAGGCACTTGGATACAGCGATATTTTTTTGAAAATAGAGCTGATAAAACAGGGACTGGATTTTGTATTGATCCTTGTTGCCCTGCCGCATGGTCCCCTGGTGCTCGCTGAAGCATATGCTCTGGAAGCATTGATTGCATTTTTTATTAATGCGTACCCGAACAAAAAACTGGTAGACTATGGCTGCCGGGAGCAAATGCGGGACATTTGTCCCGTGCTCCTGTTGAGTATATTTATGGGAGTATGTGTATTGGCGGTGGGACAGCTTCCGTTGGCAGATATCTGGAAGCTCCTGCTGCAGGTGATATCCGGCGTTGCTGTTTACTTTGGGGGGTCTGTGATTTTTAAACTGGAAAGCTTTACTTATATGCTGAAATTTGCCGGTGATTTTTTTCGTAGGAAATAG
- a CDS encoding glycosyltransferase family 2 protein — translation MAVSENNRYPLISVIVPVYMVEPYLDRCITSIVRQSFRDIEVILVDDGTLDNCGKMCDDWAKKDRRIRVFHQKNYGLSAARNTGINHAQGKYLCFVDSDDYIETDMLEKLLAALLEQQADMAVCNFVYEYERAEQIYRKNPESYQNDIDQTITGREIMLMAEQGKHSYCVVAWNKLYKRSLFEKLRYPEGKIHEDEFVFHHIMSACQRVICLRYTGYHYVQREGSIMHRNDSMQDAAEAFLERCRFFLERDDRQMALLSEGEALSAIKRMQKHTCRRERRQIQKEYWQIVKILSGRKDISFYTLLKRFIWCRIF, via the coding sequence ATGGCAGTTTCAGAAAACAACAGATACCCATTAATCAGTGTGATCGTCCCGGTATATATGGTTGAGCCATATCTGGACAGATGTATTACAAGTATTGTACGACAGTCCTTCCGGGATATAGAGGTGATACTGGTGGATGACGGAACTTTGGACAACTGCGGAAAAATGTGTGATGATTGGGCGAAAAAGGACAGAAGGATTCGTGTATTTCATCAGAAGAATTACGGGCTATCGGCGGCAAGAAATACGGGAATCAATCATGCACAGGGAAAATATCTGTGCTTTGTTGATTCCGATGATTACATAGAGACAGATATGCTGGAAAAGCTTTTGGCTGCGCTTCTAGAACAGCAGGCGGATATGGCAGTCTGTAATTTTGTATATGAATATGAAAGAGCAGAACAGATATATAGAAAGAATCCGGAAAGCTATCAGAATGACATAGACCAGACGATTACTGGAAGAGAGATTATGTTGATGGCGGAACAGGGGAAGCACTCTTATTGCGTGGTCGCCTGGAATAAGCTATATAAACGCAGCCTGTTTGAAAAATTGCGCTATCCGGAGGGAAAGATACATGAGGACGAATTCGTATTTCATCATATAATGTCCGCTTGTCAGAGAGTGATATGTCTGCGGTATACCGGTTATCATTATGTTCAGCGCGAAGGAAGTATTATGCATAGAAATGATAGCATGCAGGACGCAGCAGAGGCTTTTCTTGAACGGTGTAGATTTTTTCTGGAAAGGGACGACCGGCAGATGGCGCTTCTAAGTGAAGGAGAAGCACTATCGGCAATAAAACGGATGCAGAAACATACGTGCAGAAGAGAGCGGAGACAGATACAAAAAGAATATTGGCAGATCGTAAAAATACTGTCTGGTAGAAAGGATATTTCTTTTTATACCTTGCTGAAGCGGTTCATCTGGTGTCGGATTTTCTGA
- a CDS encoding glycosyltransferase family 2 protein: MKKEIMVSILTTAYNHAPYIAQALDSFLMQRASFAFEVIVHDDASSDGTAEIIRLYEEKHPDIIRGIYQKENQFSKGKNPYDFMMPLVRGRYIAQCEGDDFWCDKDKIQKQVNYMEAHPECSFCFCNSYNVDLQSNILKKVSPVEKSRVLSDREMIAKPEIYLATAGTMYRSRDSAEFPKELMAGEAGDIPLRNFLMLRGNAYGFADRMVCYRVMVPGSWSDRYAEEARNHPEKFIEKNLLYLAYYKNFDRYTNGKYHEELLPHINKRQFVDYKMRSDWRALHEEPYRPMFRELPVKQKGIIFIKYYFPWIVKFYRYIRYGKSGLEKKY; the protein is encoded by the coding sequence ATGAAGAAAGAAATTATGGTGTCCATTTTAACAACAGCGTACAATCATGCTCCTTATATTGCGCAGGCTTTGGATAGCTTTTTGATGCAGAGAGCATCGTTTGCGTTTGAGGTGATTGTCCATGATGACGCATCGTCAGATGGGACGGCGGAGATTATCCGTTTATATGAGGAAAAACACCCGGATATTATCAGAGGAATTTATCAGAAAGAAAATCAGTTTTCAAAAGGAAAAAATCCATATGATTTTATGATGCCGCTTGTGCGGGGAAGATATATTGCGCAGTGCGAGGGCGATGACTTCTGGTGCGATAAAGATAAAATCCAGAAGCAGGTGAACTATATGGAAGCGCATCCGGAATGTTCCTTTTGTTTCTGTAATTCGTACAATGTGGATTTGCAGTCAAATATTTTGAAGAAAGTTTCCCCGGTAGAAAAAAGCAGAGTTCTATCAGACCGGGAAATGATTGCAAAGCCTGAGATTTATCTTGCAACGGCCGGCACCATGTATAGAAGCAGGGATAGCGCAGAGTTCCCGAAGGAACTCATGGCAGGAGAAGCCGGAGATATTCCTCTGCGGAATTTTCTGATGCTGAGGGGAAATGCGTATGGTTTCGCGGACAGGATGGTCTGCTACCGCGTCATGGTTCCCGGATCATGGTCTGACAGATATGCGGAAGAGGCAAGGAATCATCCGGAGAAATTCATAGAAAAAAATTTGCTGTATCTTGCTTATTATAAAAATTTCGATCGGTATACAAACGGAAAGTATCACGAAGAACTGCTTCCGCATATAAACAAACGGCAGTTTGTGGATTACAAGATGCGTTCAGACTGGAGAGCACTGCACGAAGAGCCGTACAGACCTATGTTCCGGGAGCTGCCTGTGAAGCAGAAGGGGATTATTTTTATAAAATATTATTTCCCGTGGATCGTAAAGTTTTATCGGTATATTCGATATGGGAAATCAGGATTGGAGAAGAAATACTAA